Proteins from one Listeria weihenstephanensis genomic window:
- a CDS encoding anthranilate synthase component II, which yields MILLVDNYDSFTYNLEQYLAEYAEEVVVRRNDAVDLMEVAANATGIVLSPGPGKPSEAGLLEEVVRQFADKKPMLGICLGHQAIGEVFGGTVSQADAIRHGKVSNMKQTAGAIFAGLGEELEIMRYHSLIVEKKGFPDTLEILARSLDDDEIMAMQLRGFPVYGLQFHPESIGTLDGKKMMANFVAIVNKEGNQDGSLLAESI from the coding sequence ATGATTTTATTAGTCGATAATTATGATTCGTTTACGTATAATTTGGAGCAGTATTTGGCGGAATACGCGGAAGAAGTCGTTGTTCGCCGAAATGACGCGGTGGATTTGATGGAGGTGGCGGCGAATGCGACGGGAATCGTGTTGTCACCTGGTCCTGGGAAGCCAAGTGAGGCGGGACTTTTGGAAGAGGTTGTTCGGCAGTTTGCGGATAAGAAGCCGATGTTGGGCATTTGTTTGGGGCATCAGGCGATCGGCGAGGTGTTCGGTGGAACGGTGAGTCAAGCGGATGCGATCAGGCACGGCAAGGTTTCCAACATGAAGCAAACGGCGGGCGCGATTTTTGCGGGCCTTGGTGAGGAGCTTGAAATCATGCGATATCATTCGCTGATCGTGGAGAAGAAAGGATTTCCTGATACGTTAGAAATTTTGGCACGGTCGCTTGATGATGACGAGATTATGGCGATGCAGTTACGCGGATTTCCAGTGTATGGTTTGCAGTTTCATCCAGAATCGATTGGAACGTTGGATGGTAAAAAAATGATGGCGAATTTTGTGGCGATTGTCAATAAGGAGGGGAATCAGGATGGAAGCTTACTTGCAGAAAGTATATGA
- the trpE gene encoding anthranilate synthase component I, whose product MKLTKKINADTITAILAYERLDGKNKALLEGAARDADAGRYSIIAMDPVHEIKVYGQRFVMDGVEKIVADPLAELDKVIRTAPKMADSLPFEAGAIGYVGYDTIALYEDLGEMPRETREGLADIHFMLYESFLIMDHQAEEMTLVQDNCYSNRTESEMREALDRMQEQLVTAGEREMRDVVVTPMEYTSNVTKAEYMMQVERAKEHIRNGDFFQIVLSQRLEAPFAGDAFDYYRKLRLLNPSPYLFFVDFGETKLIGSSPESLVSVTGDVVVTNPIAGTRKRGATKQEDERLADELLHDEKELAEHRMLVDLGRNDIGKIAVTGSVSVPVYLTIERYRFLMHLVSVVDGVLKPGLTAMDALKSVLPAGTVSGAPKIRAMERIYEWENVKRGPYAGAVGYLTHQGDCDFALAIRTMVLHQETAYVQAGAGIVYDSDPESEYLETLQKAKALLEVGK is encoded by the coding sequence ATGAAATTAACGAAAAAAATAAATGCGGATACGATTACGGCGATTTTGGCATATGAGCGATTGGATGGAAAAAATAAGGCTTTGCTTGAGGGCGCAGCGCGGGATGCGGATGCGGGACGGTATTCGATTATTGCGATGGATCCAGTGCATGAGATAAAAGTTTATGGGCAACGATTCGTGATGGATGGGGTGGAGAAGATAGTGGCTGATCCGCTGGCGGAGCTTGATAAGGTGATTCGGACGGCGCCAAAAATGGCAGACTCGCTTCCTTTTGAGGCTGGTGCGATTGGATATGTTGGCTATGACACGATTGCGTTATATGAAGATTTGGGTGAGATGCCGCGGGAAACGCGCGAGGGACTGGCGGATATTCATTTTATGTTGTACGAGTCGTTTTTGATTATGGATCATCAGGCGGAGGAAATGACGCTGGTGCAGGATAATTGTTACTCGAATCGGACGGAGAGTGAGATGCGGGAGGCGCTTGATCGGATGCAGGAGCAGTTGGTGACGGCGGGGGAACGTGAGATGCGGGATGTTGTGGTGACGCCGATGGAATATACGAGTAATGTGACAAAAGCCGAGTATATGATGCAGGTCGAGCGGGCGAAGGAGCATATTAGGAACGGGGACTTTTTCCAAATTGTATTATCGCAGCGTTTGGAGGCGCCATTCGCGGGCGATGCGTTTGATTATTATCGGAAGTTGCGATTGTTGAATCCTTCGCCGTACTTGTTTTTCGTTGATTTTGGTGAGACGAAGTTGATTGGGTCTTCTCCAGAGAGTTTGGTGAGTGTGACGGGGGATGTGGTTGTGACGAATCCGATTGCTGGGACGCGGAAACGTGGGGCAACGAAGCAGGAGGATGAGCGTTTGGCGGACGAGCTTTTGCATGATGAAAAGGAACTCGCGGAACATCGGATGTTGGTGGATTTGGGACGTAATGACATCGGGAAAATTGCGGTGACGGGAAGCGTGAGTGTGCCGGTTTACTTGACGATTGAGCGATATCGCTTTTTGATGCATCTGGTGTCGGTTGTGGATGGGGTTTTGAAACCAGGCTTGACGGCGATGGATGCGCTGAAATCGGTGTTGCCAGCAGGAACGGTGAGTGGTGCGCCTAAGATTCGAGCGATGGAACGGATTTATGAATGGGAAAATGTAAAGCGTGGTCCTTATGCGGGTGCGGTTGGGTATTTGACGCATCAAGGGGATTGTGATTTTGCGCTGGCGATTCGGACGATGGTGTTGCATCAGGAAACGGCGTATGTGCAGGCGGGCGCGGGGATTGTGTATGACTCGGATCCGGAGAGTGAATATTTAGAAACGCTGCAAAAAGCCAAAGCGTTACTGGAGGTTGGAAAATGA
- a CDS encoding DUF1801 domain-containing protein encodes MATMNNEMQLRFEQYPDPYRERLLEIRELIMELAKQVVPIATVAESLKWSQPSYVVKGGTPIRIDRFEEENIALFFHCQTTLIATFRDMFSDTLHFSRNRAIILDPRADLPIQEISMCIQMALTYHKK; translated from the coding sequence ATGGCTACAATGAATAATGAAATGCAACTGCGTTTTGAACAATATCCTGATCCGTACCGAGAACGACTTCTGGAAATTCGGGAACTGATTATGGAATTAGCAAAACAGGTTGTACCAATTGCCACTGTAGCAGAAAGCTTGAAGTGGAGCCAGCCTAGTTATGTTGTTAAAGGTGGTACGCCAATACGGATAGATCGGTTTGAAGAAGAGAATATTGCGCTATTTTTTCATTGCCAAACAACATTAATTGCTACTTTTCGTGATATGTTTTCAGATACATTGCATTTTTCCAGGAATAGGGCGATTATACTGGATCCTAGAGCGGATTTGCCGATTCAGGAGATTTCGATGTGTATTCAGATGGCGTTGACTTATCATAAAAAATGA
- a CDS encoding MurR/RpiR family transcriptional regulator: MGSVINRIQGILEELPKSEAKVGRAILADPSKIVKMSIHELAENSGASGAAVIRFCHSMGLEGFPELKMKLSVELVQPEKTGYYDIEPNEDFEEITRKLVSNTVQTLNDTVGQLDKAKVLLACDILQQADTIYAYGVGASWLIAEDIAQKWMRAGKHAIAIADPHILAMAFAAGSKEAVFFAVSNSGETSEVLQLADEALNNGLELLSLTRFGQNKLKQKATVALETSRAPETELRSAATSSRQAQFLVIDILFYFYASHHYEEMIEQIRASREATNRFRES; the protein is encoded by the coding sequence ATGGGAAGTGTCATTAATCGAATTCAAGGTATTTTAGAAGAATTGCCGAAATCAGAGGCAAAAGTTGGTCGCGCGATTTTAGCAGACCCTAGCAAAATTGTAAAAATGTCCATTCACGAATTAGCTGAAAATTCTGGAGCGAGCGGTGCTGCAGTGATTCGTTTTTGTCATTCGATGGGGTTAGAAGGTTTTCCAGAGCTAAAAATGAAGTTATCCGTTGAATTAGTGCAACCTGAAAAAACGGGTTATTATGACATCGAGCCGAATGAGGATTTTGAGGAGATCACGCGAAAACTGGTATCCAATACGGTACAGACGTTGAACGATACAGTTGGGCAGCTTGATAAAGCAAAAGTACTGCTTGCGTGTGATATTTTGCAACAAGCAGACACCATTTATGCGTATGGCGTTGGAGCTTCCTGGTTGATCGCTGAGGATATCGCCCAAAAATGGATGCGTGCAGGGAAACATGCGATTGCGATTGCCGATCCCCATATTTTAGCGATGGCTTTTGCCGCGGGTTCTAAAGAAGCGGTTTTCTTCGCTGTCTCCAATAGTGGGGAAACGAGTGAAGTATTGCAGTTAGCGGATGAAGCGCTGAACAATGGCTTGGAATTACTGAGTCTAACTCGTTTTGGACAAAATAAATTAAAGCAAAAAGCAACGGTGGCGTTAGAGACATCACGTGCACCAGAAACCGAGCTCCGAAGCGCTGCGACGAGTTCAAGACAAGCGCAATTCTTAGTGATTGATATCTTGTTCTATTTCTATGCATCGCATCATTATGAAGAGATGATTGAGCAGATTAGAGCGTCACGGGAAGCGACGAACCGGTTTAGGGAATCGTAA
- a CDS encoding PTS transporter subunit EIIC, whose protein sequence is MSKEQDLGQKIFEEVGGMGNVSKIAHCMTRVRLGIKDTDKVNVEGLKKAPGVLGVVEDDTLQIIVGPGFVNKVAGAMCEMAGVKLGETLPDNLDENLTQSSAKTGKELVEEKAAATKAELKKKQNNTSGFKRLLKSVANIFVPLIPGFVGAGLIAGIAAILFNNIQAGKLDAETWMQYVTVLNVIKNGIFSFLVIYVGINTAQEFGGTPVLGGAVGGVTLLMGVTPELPIKNIFNGSDMVAGQGGIIGVLLAVYLLCVLEKFLRKWIPNSLDIILTPMLALLIIGLFTIFIIMPFAGVISTSLVGSINWIIAKGGLFAGFVLGTLFLPMVMLGLHQVLTPIHVEMIAQDGYTILLPMLAMAGGGQVGASIAIWMRCRKNKPLVNMIKGGLPVGILGIGEPLIYGVTVPLGRPFITACLGGGIGGAIIGFFGNVGAIAIGPSGVALIPLIANNTWFEYVIGLLAAYLGGFILTYLWGVPKDAMEAVAE, encoded by the coding sequence ATGAGTAAAGAACAGGATTTAGGACAGAAGATTTTTGAAGAAGTCGGCGGTATGGGGAATGTTTCTAAGATCGCGCATTGTATGACTCGCGTGCGTTTAGGCATTAAGGATACGGATAAAGTGAACGTGGAAGGCTTGAAAAAAGCGCCAGGCGTGCTTGGTGTTGTAGAGGATGACACGCTTCAAATCATCGTTGGACCAGGCTTTGTCAATAAAGTAGCAGGTGCGATGTGTGAGATGGCGGGTGTGAAACTTGGCGAAACATTGCCAGATAATTTGGATGAAAATTTGACGCAAAGTTCGGCTAAAACAGGGAAAGAACTAGTGGAAGAAAAAGCTGCGGCAACAAAAGCGGAGCTGAAAAAGAAACAAAATAACACATCAGGTTTCAAACGTTTATTGAAATCAGTAGCGAACATTTTTGTCCCGCTAATTCCTGGTTTCGTTGGCGCTGGATTAATTGCTGGTATTGCAGCGATTCTTTTCAATAATATTCAAGCTGGAAAATTGGATGCTGAAACATGGATGCAATATGTGACAGTTTTAAATGTTATTAAAAATGGTATTTTCTCGTTTCTCGTTATTTATGTAGGGATTAATACAGCGCAAGAATTCGGAGGCACGCCAGTACTTGGTGGCGCCGTCGGTGGTGTGACGTTGCTCATGGGTGTGACACCAGAATTACCGATTAAAAATATTTTTAATGGTTCGGATATGGTCGCTGGACAAGGTGGTATTATCGGTGTACTTCTAGCGGTTTACTTGCTTTGTGTGTTAGAGAAGTTTTTACGTAAATGGATTCCAAATTCGCTAGACATTATTTTAACACCGATGTTAGCGCTGCTCATCATTGGCCTGTTCACGATTTTCATCATCATGCCATTTGCAGGCGTTATTTCGACAAGCTTGGTAGGAAGCATCAACTGGATTATCGCAAAAGGTGGACTGTTCGCTGGATTTGTTCTGGGGACGCTATTCCTACCAATGGTAATGCTCGGCCTTCATCAGGTCTTGACACCGATTCATGTTGAAATGATTGCGCAAGATGGATACACAATCTTGCTCCCAATGCTTGCTATGGCAGGAGGCGGACAAGTTGGCGCATCAATTGCAATTTGGATGCGTTGTCGCAAAAATAAACCTTTAGTTAACATGATTAAAGGCGGTTTGCCAGTCGGGATTCTCGGTATTGGCGAACCATTAATCTACGGTGTTACGGTCCCACTTGGTCGTCCGTTTATTACGGCGTGTCTTGGTGGCGGTATCGGTGGAGCTATTATTGGCTTCTTCGGTAATGTTGGCGCCATCGCAATTGGCCCATCTGGCGTAGCGCTCATCCCGCTTATCGCTAATAACACATGGTTTGAGTACGTAATTGGCTTACTAGCAGCCTATCTTGGCGGTTTCATCCTAACGTACCTTTGGGGTGTTCCAAAAGACGCAATGGAAGCAGTAGCAGAATAA
- the murQ gene encoding N-acetylmuramic acid 6-phosphate etherase — translation MLENLSTEKRNEKTTALDMLTVKEALQIMNEEDAKVPTAIATNLTSIETVINGVIGSFKKGGRLIYLGAGTSGRLGVLDAAECVPTFGVPATMVVGLIAGGEKAFLQAVEGAEDSVVLGKEDLQAISLTANDYVLGIAASGRTPYVIGALDYAKEVGAKTGALSCNKNAAISAHADTAIEVDCGPEILTGSTRLKAGTAQKLVLNMISTVSMIGIGKVYKNLMVDVMPTNEKLVERSKRIIMEATECDYATATKYFELAGQHVKPAIVMILTKTDLATATEKLASADGFIRRTLN, via the coding sequence ATGTTAGAGAATTTATCCACGGAAAAGCGAAATGAAAAAACGACAGCTTTAGATATGCTAACTGTAAAAGAAGCATTGCAGATTATGAATGAAGAGGATGCGAAGGTACCGACGGCGATCGCGACGAATCTTACGTCAATTGAAACCGTTATCAATGGCGTGATCGGAAGTTTTAAAAAAGGTGGGCGGCTCATTTATCTTGGCGCTGGAACGAGCGGACGTCTAGGTGTTTTAGACGCGGCGGAATGTGTGCCAACGTTTGGAGTACCCGCGACAATGGTTGTTGGCCTGATTGCAGGTGGTGAGAAAGCGTTTTTACAAGCGGTGGAAGGCGCGGAAGATTCGGTTGTTTTGGGTAAAGAAGATTTACAAGCTATTTCGTTAACGGCGAATGATTATGTGCTGGGAATTGCGGCAAGCGGTCGGACGCCGTACGTGATTGGTGCGCTTGATTATGCGAAAGAAGTTGGTGCAAAAACAGGAGCTTTGTCATGTAACAAGAACGCGGCGATTTCGGCTCATGCGGATACGGCGATTGAAGTCGATTGTGGTCCTGAAATTTTGACGGGATCCACGCGATTGAAAGCTGGAACGGCGCAAAAGCTAGTTTTAAATATGATTTCAACGGTTTCGATGATTGGAATTGGTAAGGTATATAAAAACTTGATGGTTGACGTGATGCCAACAAACGAAAAATTAGTGGAACGCTCAAAACGTATCATCATGGAAGCAACAGAATGTGATTACGCGACAGCGACGAAGTATTTTGAGTTGGCAGGACAACATGTGAAGCCAGCGATTGTCATGATTTTAACGAAAACAGATCTTGCAACAGCGACAGAAAAATTAGCATCAGCGGATGGTTTCATCAGACGCACGCTAAACTAA
- a CDS encoding transglycosylase SLT domain-containing protein: protein MKRETFIFILGVLAAGALVFHFYDQHQERVAMMDMIQKTAKKHDIPAWIPLSIAETESGFDPKTIGDEGSSFGLFQLHRGGLAPEELTEEELLTPEKNAEIAITNMTKAFNRAQTKGLEGIEMLTYIANTSGWPTQRGTDWTDQNTNYNKKLAKNFKKHIKVTELTSVE, encoded by the coding sequence ATGAAAAGAGAAACATTTATTTTTATATTGGGCGTATTAGCGGCCGGCGCACTTGTGTTTCACTTCTATGATCAGCATCAGGAGCGGGTTGCCATGATGGATATGATCCAAAAAACAGCGAAAAAACATGATATACCAGCTTGGATCCCACTTTCCATTGCTGAAACAGAGAGCGGCTTTGATCCAAAAACAATTGGTGATGAAGGAAGTTCGTTTGGCTTATTTCAATTGCATCGCGGTGGACTTGCGCCAGAGGAATTAACGGAAGAAGAGTTGCTTACACCTGAGAAAAATGCGGAAATTGCCATTACAAACATGACAAAAGCGTTTAATCGCGCGCAGACAAAAGGCTTAGAGGGAATCGAAATGTTGACGTATATCGCGAATACATCTGGTTGGCCGACCCAGCGCGGCACGGATTGGACAGATCAAAATACGAATTATAATAAAAAATTAGCAAAAAATTTCAAGAAACATATTAAAGTGACAGAATTGACATCAGTAGAATAA
- a CDS encoding HAMP domain-containing sensor histidine kinase, whose amino-acid sequence MSKLGRKLTWRISAVVIGVFALSILVNQFFLPKYYHYEMNQKVTQAMKEVESWSKRQIENDIWKLEAKYDVTIVSEQMTNNVDDLNEMLSLDLAKKQIALNRFWVTGDTLDELKNGAIVNKLYDQGKQKSSFLVSLNEKDGLLVVAGVSIANYSETAKIINEFNLMLMLFGSILVVALTGFLSRKITKPLEELKTVADQISKLEFGTVTVETRDELEDLATSINVMSDDLKTAHYTLLRRNKDLKYFMADLTHELKTPLALIKAYSMGIQDGLDDGTYMETIVKQTDHISAIIEELLRFSKMEADPLQLEKIQVRTLFDGLLANYQEMMGMDIRIKSAIGPEIVILADRAKLEMVFNNLITNAVKYATTDRIEIEWSERNDKLYFGIKNETTIRDPQILEHIWKPFYVREASRNKNFSGTGLGLAIVQTVMEQHDFDYGVDLREGWITFYLMFQKVE is encoded by the coding sequence ATGAGTAAACTTGGCAGAAAACTGACGTGGCGGATATCGGCGGTCGTGATTGGCGTATTTGCCTTGTCGATATTGGTCAATCAATTTTTCCTACCAAAATATTATCATTATGAAATGAATCAAAAAGTGACGCAGGCGATGAAAGAGGTTGAAAGTTGGAGTAAGAGGCAGATTGAGAACGACATCTGGAAGCTTGAGGCAAAGTATGACGTCACGATTGTCTCGGAACAAATGACGAATAATGTGGACGATTTGAATGAGATGTTATCGCTTGATTTAGCCAAGAAACAAATCGCGTTGAACCGTTTTTGGGTCACTGGAGATACGCTAGATGAGCTGAAAAATGGCGCTATTGTTAACAAACTATACGATCAAGGAAAGCAGAAATCGAGTTTTCTTGTTAGCCTCAATGAGAAGGACGGTTTACTTGTCGTAGCTGGGGTTTCGATCGCAAATTATAGTGAAACGGCGAAAATAATTAATGAATTTAACTTGATGTTGATGTTGTTTGGATCGATTTTAGTCGTTGCGTTGACGGGTTTCTTATCTCGGAAAATTACGAAGCCACTTGAAGAATTAAAAACAGTTGCTGATCAAATTTCAAAGTTGGAATTTGGCACAGTGACGGTTGAAACGCGCGATGAGTTAGAGGATTTGGCCACGAGTATTAATGTGATGAGTGATGATTTGAAAACGGCGCATTACACGTTACTTCGCCGTAATAAAGATTTGAAGTATTTTATGGCGGATCTCACGCATGAGCTAAAGACTCCACTGGCGCTGATTAAAGCTTACAGTATGGGGATTCAGGATGGTTTGGATGATGGGACTTATATGGAGACGATTGTGAAGCAAACAGATCATATTTCGGCTATTATTGAAGAACTGTTGCGCTTTTCTAAAATGGAAGCTGATCCGCTACAGCTGGAGAAAATTCAGGTTAGGACGCTTTTTGATGGCTTGCTTGCGAATTATCAGGAAATGATGGGCATGGATATTCGAATAAAATCGGCAATTGGACCGGAAATCGTGATTTTGGCAGACAGAGCGAAACTAGAAATGGTTTTTAATAATTTAATTACGAATGCAGTGAAATATGCAACGACGGATCGGATTGAAATTGAATGGTCCGAGCGTAATGATAAGCTTTATTTTGGGATTAAGAATGAGACGACGATACGCGATCCACAAATTTTAGAACATATTTGGAAGCCATTTTATGTACGGGAAGCTTCACGAAATAAGAATTTTTCTGGAACGGGGCTGGGGCTTGCGATCGTGCAAACAGTGATGGAGCAACATGATTTTGACTATGGTGTCGATTTGCGAGAAGGCTGGATTACGTTTTATCTTATGTTTCAGAAAGTGGAATAA
- a CDS encoding response regulator transcription factor, translating to MNVLIADDQKDMLKILCAYFEKEGFTVFQAENGEEALTIFYREKLDLAVLDWMMPGVDGVEVCKEMKASSTIKVIMLTAKSEGEDEYLALEAGADDYVKKPFFPKALLARAKNLTGFQNCFQVADVMIDTYAKKLFKAGVDINATKTEYELMRVLYQNKGAILNRNQLLDIVWGIDYEGEERTVDTHIRRLREKVGDGLIKTHRGMGYSIEVHHE from the coding sequence ATGAACGTACTCATAGCAGACGATCAAAAAGATATGTTGAAAATTTTGTGTGCTTATTTTGAAAAAGAGGGCTTTACTGTTTTTCAAGCAGAAAATGGGGAAGAAGCTTTAACTATATTTTATCGTGAAAAATTAGATTTAGCGGTGTTGGATTGGATGATGCCAGGCGTTGATGGTGTGGAAGTTTGCAAGGAAATGAAGGCGTCAAGCACGATTAAAGTCATCATGTTAACGGCCAAAAGTGAAGGGGAAGATGAGTACCTTGCTCTGGAGGCGGGCGCGGATGACTACGTGAAGAAGCCGTTTTTCCCGAAGGCACTTTTGGCGCGGGCGAAGAACTTAACAGGTTTTCAGAACTGTTTCCAAGTGGCTGATGTCATGATTGATACATATGCCAAGAAGTTATTCAAAGCAGGTGTTGATATTAATGCGACGAAAACAGAGTATGAATTGATGCGCGTTTTATATCAAAATAAGGGTGCGATTCTGAATCGGAATCAGCTACTAGATATCGTTTGGGGCATTGATTATGAAGGTGAAGAACGCACGGTGGATACGCATATCAGGCGACTTCGCGAAAAAGTGGGCGATGGCTTAATTAAGACACATCGCGGCATGGGATACAGTATCGAGGTTCATCATGAGTAA